The genomic window GAGACTGAAGAACCAGGCGACGTTGTCAGTCAGCCAGTCAACGACCGCTTCTGCCCAGTCGCCCAGTGGCAGGCGGGGAACAAAATTCAGGTCCATGTGCTTACGCCTCCGTTCCGGTCAGCATGGTGGTGGTGCTGGGTACGTCGCCCACGGCGGACAGCAGGGTCACCCGCGGGACGACGCCGAGAAACTTTCCGTCATGCCCCACCACGACGATGGGGCTGGTGTAGTTGGCTGCCAGCCCGAACAGTTCCGAGACCGGAGTCGTGGCAGGGACGACAGGGGCCTCATACTCCGCGGAGAAAGGCAGCTCCTCGGAACCGGTGCGCACCGCCTCCGCGACGTCTTGTTCCCACACCACGCCGACGGGGCGCTGGTCTCGTTTAAGTACGACGAGCCAGGGGTTCTGGGTTTCCCGCATCAGCTTGTGAGCAGAGCGTGGTCCCTGGTTGGGGCCGAGCGTCTCCGGCGGCATCTCCGTGATGTCTCCGGCGGTGAGGACTCGGGTGCGGTCGACGTCCTGCACAAAGCGCGAGACGTAGTCGTTGGCTGGTTTTTGAAGGATCTCTTCTGCGGTGCCGACCTGCTCGATACGTCCGTCTCGCATCATGGCGATCCGGTCGCCCAGCCGCATTGCTTCGTTGAGGTCGTGCGTGATGAACAAGATCGTCTTGTTCAGTCGGGCCTGCAGTTCCATCAACTGGTCCTGCATGTCGCGGCGA from Corynebacterium maris DSM 45190 includes these protein-coding regions:
- a CDS encoding quaternary amine ABC transporter ATP-binding protein, translating into MAIIEAEGLFKVFGKHPRQGVDALRAGERRETLRDRGLTAAVIDASFDVQPSEIFVVMGLSGSGKSTLIRMVNGLLPATAGELRIDGQTLTGMTEAEVREVRRRKISMVFQNFALLPHRTVGENAAYALEIQGMNKTDREAKAEEALSMVGLRGWGGYRPDALSGGMRQRVGLARALAADTEVLLMDEAFSALDPLIRRDMQDQLMELQARLNKTILFITHDLNEAMRLGDRIAMMRDGRIEQVGTAEEILQKPANDYVSRFVQDVDRTRVLTAGDITEMPPETLGPNQGPRSAHKLMRETQNPWLVVLKRDQRPVGVVWEQDVAEAVRTGSEELPFSAEYEAPVVPATTPVSELFGLAANYTSPIVVVGHDGKFLGVVPRVTLLSAVGDVPSTTTMLTGTEA